A DNA window from Enterobacter cloacae subsp. cloacae ATCC 13047 contains the following coding sequences:
- the pepD gene encoding cytosol nonspecific dipeptidase yields the protein MSELSQLSPQPLWDIFAKICSIPHPSYHEEQLAEHIMGWAKEKGLHAERDQVGNILIRKPATAGMENRKPVVLQAHLDMVPQKNNDTVHDFTKDPIQPYIDGDWVKARGTTLGADNGIGMASALAVLADDSVQHGPLEVLLTMTEEAGMDGAFGLQANWLQADILINTDSEEEGEIYMGCAGGIDFISTLPLSREAVPAGFQTFKLTLKGLKGGHSGGDIHLGLGNANKLLARFLAGHAADLDLRLVDFNGGTLRNAIPREAFATVAVPAARADELKKLSSVYLDILKNELSAKEKNLTVVLESVSTDKAALTSQSRDTFIQLLNATPNGVIRNSDVAKGVVETSLNVGVVTMGDDSAEIICLIRSLIDTGKEYVVSMLESLGTLAGAKTSAKGSYPGWQPDASSPVMALVRETYQRLFNSTPNIQVIHAGLECGLFKKPYPNMDMVSIGPTITGPHSPDEQVHIESVGHYWTLLTELLKAIPAK from the coding sequence GTGTCTGAACTGTCTCAATTATCTCCCCAGCCGCTGTGGGATATTTTTGCCAAAATCTGCTCCATTCCACACCCGTCTTACCATGAAGAACAGCTTGCCGAACATATTATGGGTTGGGCGAAGGAAAAAGGTCTGCACGCTGAACGCGACCAGGTTGGCAACATTCTGATCCGCAAACCGGCGACCGCAGGCATGGAAAACCGTAAACCGGTTGTGCTGCAGGCGCACCTGGACATGGTGCCACAGAAAAACAACGACACCGTTCACGACTTCACGAAAGACCCGATCCAGCCGTACATCGACGGCGACTGGGTGAAAGCGCGCGGCACCACGCTGGGTGCAGATAACGGTATCGGTATGGCCTCTGCGCTGGCGGTACTGGCGGACGACAGCGTTCAGCACGGTCCACTGGAAGTGCTGCTGACCATGACCGAAGAAGCGGGCATGGACGGTGCGTTCGGTCTGCAGGCGAACTGGCTGCAGGCGGATATTCTGATCAACACCGACTCTGAAGAAGAAGGCGAGATCTACATGGGCTGCGCGGGCGGGATTGATTTTATCTCTACCCTGCCGCTCTCCCGTGAAGCGGTGCCTGCTGGCTTCCAGACCTTCAAGCTGACGCTGAAAGGGCTGAAAGGCGGCCACTCCGGCGGTGATATTCACTTAGGCCTGGGCAACGCCAACAAACTGCTGGCACGCTTCCTGGCGGGCCACGCGGCTGATCTGGACCTGCGTCTGGTCGATTTCAACGGCGGTACGCTGCGCAACGCAATCCCGCGTGAAGCGTTCGCGACGGTAGCCGTTCCAGCTGCCAGAGCGGACGAGCTGAAAAAGCTCTCCAGCGTCTATCTGGATATCCTGAAAAACGAACTGTCCGCGAAAGAGAAGAACCTGACCGTAGTGCTGGAGTCCGTGTCCACGGATAAAGCCGCTCTGACCAGCCAGTCTCGTGACACCTTTATTCAGCTGTTAAACGCGACGCCAAACGGCGTGATCCGCAACTCAGACGTCGCGAAAGGCGTGGTTGAAACCTCTCTGAACGTGGGCGTGGTCACCATGGGCGACGACAGCGCAGAGATCATCTGCCTGATCCGATCGCTTATCGACACAGGTAAAGAGTATGTGGTGAGCATGCTGGAATCTCTGGGCACGCTGGCCGGAGCGAAAACCTCTGCCAAAGGCAGCTACCCAGGCTGGCAGCCGGACGCAAGCTCTCCGGTGATGGCACTGGTGCGTGAAACATACCAGCGTCTGTTCAACAGCACCCCGAACATTCAGGTGATCCACGCGGGTCTGGAATGTGGTCTGTTCAAGAAGCCGTACCCGAACATGGATATGGTCTCCATTGGGCCAACCATTACCGGGCCGCACTCGCCGGATGAGCAGGTTCACATTGAAAGCGTGGGCCATTACTGGACCCTGCTGACTGAACTGCTGAAAGCGATTCCTGCTAAGTAA
- the gpt gene encoding xanthine phosphoribosyltransferase, with protein sequence MSEKYVVTWDMLQIHARKLAARLMPSEQWKGIIAVSRGGLVPGALLARELGIRHVDTVCISSYDHDNQRELKVLKRAEGDGEGFIVIDDLVDTGGTAVAIREMYPKAHFVTIFAKPAGRPLVDDYVIDIPQDTWIEQPWDMGVVFVPPISGR encoded by the coding sequence ATGAGCGAAAAATACGTCGTCACCTGGGACATGTTGCAGATCCACGCACGCAAACTGGCCGCGCGTCTGATGCCTTCTGAACAGTGGAAAGGCATTATTGCCGTTAGCCGTGGCGGTCTGGTACCGGGGGCGCTGCTGGCCCGTGAGCTGGGTATTCGTCATGTCGATACCGTCTGCATTTCCAGCTATGACCACGACAACCAGCGTGAGCTGAAAGTGCTGAAACGCGCGGAAGGCGACGGTGAAGGTTTCATCGTTATTGATGACCTGGTGGATACCGGTGGTACCGCGGTGGCTATCCGCGAAATGTACCCAAAAGCACACTTCGTCACCATCTTTGCGAAACCGGCGGGCCGCCCACTGGTTGATGATTACGTGATTGATATTCCACAGGATACCTGGATTGAACAGCCATGGGACATGGGCGTGGTCTTCGTACCGCCTATTTCCGGCCGTTAA